From one Henriciella marina DSM 19595 genomic stretch:
- a CDS encoding cystathionine gamma-lyase, whose product MTDQDSNPQSRVLDMLHGRARKITKGESLAPPIVNAAKYALPGAPDHPFPYGRFDNPGWQAVEDAIGALEGAPVVSFPSGMAAVTAALMALAKPGARLLLPSDGYYTVRVLIDDFLAQHGIETVRIPTREMDSYDLSGFDIIWLETPSNPGLDVCDIEAICTRAHAAGAKVCVDNTTATPLLQDVLALGADMSVASDTKALAGHSDVLFGHVAAKDEALIDRVRQWRKLSGSTPGPAEAYLAYRGLMTLELRLERMCANADALARLFEGHSAVDAVRYPGLTSDPSHALAQKQMTRPGFVVGVTLADETAAERFITDCPAIFAATSFGGIQTSGERRARWGDAVPASYVRLSAGCEPTAALISAVQTTLDTL is encoded by the coding sequence ATGACAGATCAGGACAGCAATCCGCAGAGCCGTGTCCTCGACATGCTGCATGGCCGGGCCCGCAAGATCACCAAAGGCGAAAGCCTCGCCCCGCCCATCGTCAACGCTGCGAAATACGCGCTGCCCGGCGCGCCGGACCATCCCTTTCCCTATGGCCGCTTCGACAATCCGGGCTGGCAGGCGGTCGAAGACGCGATCGGCGCCCTCGAAGGCGCGCCCGTGGTCAGCTTTCCATCCGGCATGGCCGCCGTCACTGCCGCTCTCATGGCGCTCGCAAAGCCCGGCGCGCGCCTCCTCCTGCCGTCCGATGGCTATTACACTGTCCGTGTGCTGATCGACGATTTCCTCGCCCAGCACGGCATCGAGACCGTCCGGATCCCGACCCGTGAGATGGACAGCTATGACCTCTCCGGCTTTGACATTATCTGGCTGGAAACGCCTTCCAATCCCGGTCTCGACGTCTGCGATATCGAAGCGATCTGCACGCGCGCCCACGCCGCCGGCGCAAAAGTCTGCGTCGACAACACTACCGCGACACCGCTCCTGCAGGATGTGCTCGCCCTTGGCGCCGACATGTCGGTGGCCTCCGACACCAAGGCGCTGGCAGGCCATTCCGATGTCCTCTTTGGACATGTCGCCGCAAAGGATGAGGCGCTGATCGACCGCGTGCGTCAGTGGCGCAAGCTTTCTGGCTCAACGCCCGGCCCCGCCGAAGCCTATCTTGCCTATCGCGGCCTGATGACGCTGGAGCTTCGCCTTGAGCGTATGTGCGCCAATGCAGACGCCCTCGCCCGTCTGTTTGAAGGCCACAGCGCGGTAGACGCCGTCCGCTATCCCGGTCTGACCAGCGACCCCTCCCACGCCCTCGCCCAAAAACAGATGACCCGCCCCGGCTTCGTCGTCGGCGTCACCCTCGCGGACGAGACTGCCGCTGAGCGCTTCATCACCGATTGCCCGGCCATCTTCGCCGCGACCAGCTTTGGCGGCATCCAGACCAGCGGTGAGCGCCGCGCCCGCTGGGGCGATGCGGTCCCCGCCAGCTATGTGCGCCTCTCAGCAGGCTGTGAGCCAACCGCCGCCCTCATCAGCGCTGTCCAGACCACACTGGATACGCTCTGA
- a CDS encoding TetR/AcrR family transcriptional regulator, whose translation MAAGTRERIVDTARGLFNRLHYGNVTTAMLAEAAGISEGNLWYHFKTKRKLLEAITAQFLERNAARISMWPQSDDVLGSYVRYLEALAAELRDFRFMYRDQADYGEHSDALRQRLPEIYEGSKANFRAYFELMRDKGLLRIADDEIEDLAVNAIILIRYTLEYLRESGQAETEGSGAVARGMRQHLTLFSDRLIPSARETLDGRIASLARSGLKNRDACVM comes from the coding sequence ATGGCGGCGGGGACGCGAGAGAGGATTGTCGACACCGCCCGCGGTCTGTTCAACAGGCTGCACTATGGCAATGTCACCACGGCGATGCTGGCAGAAGCTGCGGGTATTTCCGAGGGCAATCTCTGGTATCATTTCAAGACTAAGCGCAAACTGCTTGAGGCGATCACGGCCCAGTTTCTCGAGCGCAATGCCGCGCGTATTTCCATGTGGCCGCAAAGCGATGATGTGCTCGGCTCCTATGTCCGCTATCTGGAAGCCCTGGCCGCAGAGCTGCGCGACTTTCGGTTCATGTACCGCGATCAGGCAGATTATGGCGAGCACAGCGATGCGCTGCGCCAGCGTCTGCCCGAGATATATGAAGGGTCCAAGGCGAACTTCCGGGCCTATTTCGAGCTGATGCGGGACAAGGGCCTGTTGCGGATTGCTGATGATGAGATCGAAGATCTTGCCGTGAACGCCATCATTCTCATCCGCTACACACTCGAATACCTCCGCGAGTCCGGGCAGGCGGAAACAGAAGGTTCGGGTGCCGTGGCGAGAGGTATGAGGCAGCATTTGACGCTGTTTTCAGACCGGCTTATTCCATCGGCTCGAGAGACACTGGACGGGCGTATCGCCTCACTTGCGCGTAGTGGCTTGAAAAATCGTGACGCCTGCGTCATGTAA
- the tsaE gene encoding tRNA (adenosine(37)-N6)-threonylcarbamoyltransferase complex ATPase subunit type 1 TsaE, translating into MADRVEVHLADEAATARLAQRLVPHLAAGDVIALHGGLGAGKTTFARALISTLMGTPTEVPSPTYTLVQTYEAGPLTIYHFDLYRLEDPEEVRELGWDETASGLALIEWPLKAGAHLPTWRLDLTLEQTADGRTARLEPHGEDWQSRLHGI; encoded by the coding sequence ATGGCCGACAGGGTTGAGGTCCACCTCGCAGACGAAGCCGCCACAGCGCGCCTTGCCCAGCGCCTCGTCCCGCATCTGGCGGCTGGCGATGTCATCGCCCTGCATGGCGGCCTTGGCGCAGGCAAGACCACCTTTGCCCGCGCCCTCATCAGCACGCTGATGGGCACACCAACCGAAGTGCCAAGCCCGACCTACACGCTGGTCCAGACCTATGAGGCCGGCCCCCTCACCATCTACCATTTCGACCTTTACCGGCTCGAAGACCCCGAGGAAGTGAGAGAGCTTGGCTGGGACGAAACCGCCTCAGGTCTCGCCCTCATCGAATGGCCGCTAAAGGCAGGCGCGCACCTGCCGACATGGCGGCTCGACCTCACCCTTGAGCAAACCGCCGATGGGCGCACAGCAAGGCTGGAACCGCATGGCGAAGACTGGCAGTCTCGGCTCCATGGGATTTGA
- a CDS encoding thioesterase family protein has translation MTTYSELIGGLSRGLNGRIETAIPDDWMQGRTTYGGLTAALCLESALELVPDMPLRAAQVAFVGPVGGEVVVSPTLLRKGKSSAFVNVDLVNEAGVMARCIFTFGAKRPSKISQVSREAPDIKGPEDYPSFFGSGRRPTFANHFNVRLAKGGPPVSGTETGDVTLWLRHKDEAAAMNATTLLSIADAPPPAAMSMMTEPGPISSMTWMAEFLTDEITTSEGWFLVHHVAQATRDGYSSQSMRMWNASGEPLMIGRQTIAVFA, from the coding sequence ATGACGACCTATTCTGAACTGATTGGCGGGCTTTCGCGCGGCCTTAATGGACGCATCGAAACGGCCATTCCGGACGACTGGATGCAGGGGCGGACCACCTATGGCGGTCTGACGGCTGCGCTTTGCCTGGAATCGGCGCTGGAGCTGGTGCCGGACATGCCGCTTCGCGCCGCGCAAGTGGCGTTCGTTGGGCCTGTAGGCGGTGAGGTAGTTGTGTCGCCGACACTGCTTCGAAAAGGCAAGTCATCAGCCTTCGTGAACGTCGACCTCGTCAATGAGGCTGGTGTCATGGCGCGCTGTATTTTCACATTTGGCGCCAAGCGTCCTTCAAAGATCAGCCAGGTCTCGCGTGAGGCGCCGGATATCAAGGGCCCGGAGGATTATCCATCCTTTTTCGGCTCTGGCCGGCGGCCGACTTTTGCGAACCATTTCAACGTCCGGCTGGCCAAGGGGGGGCCGCCAGTCAGCGGCACCGAAACCGGCGATGTTACGCTGTGGCTGCGGCATAAGGATGAGGCGGCGGCGATGAATGCGACGACGCTGCTTTCCATCGCAGATGCGCCGCCGCCAGCGGCCATGTCGATGATGACAGAGCCGGGGCCGATCAGCTCGATGACCTGGATGGCCGAATTCCTGACCGATGAGATTACGACAAGCGAGGGCTGGTTCCTCGTCCATCACGTGGCGCAAGCCACGCGCGACGGCTATTCCAGCCAGTCCATGCGGATGTGGAATGCCAGTGGCGAGCCGCTGATGATCGGCCGCCAGACAATCGCGGTGTTTGCCTGA
- a CDS encoding 2Fe-2S iron-sulfur cluster-binding protein has protein sequence MPTITYIDHDGTERPIEAKNGETVMETAIKNSVPGIDADCGGACACATCHVYVDQAFMDKVGQPEEMEQSMLDFAENVQENSRLSCQIQISNELDGLKVTTPESQH, from the coding sequence ATGCCGACTATTACCTATATCGACCACGACGGTACCGAACGTCCAATCGAAGCCAAGAATGGCGAGACCGTCATGGAGACGGCGATCAAGAACTCCGTGCCCGGCATCGATGCCGATTGCGGCGGCGCCTGCGCTTGCGCCACCTGCCACGTCTATGTCGACCAGGCCTTCATGGACAAGGTTGGCCAGCCAGAAGAAATGGAGCAGTCGATGCTCGATTTCGCCGAGAACGTGCAGGAAAATTCGCGCCTGTCCTGCCAGATCCAGATCTCCAATGAGTTGGACGGCCTGAAGGTGACGACACCGGAAAGCCAGCACTAA
- a CDS encoding cytochrome P450 yields MPDTAQLIENDVLARNLEGPIDKVDPSEAALFEHDVHHEVFRRLRREDPVHYLADSPFGPYWSITRFKDIVTVDSNHKVFSSEPSIVIGDPTDNFQPPMFIAMDQPKHDVQRRAAQPAVAPTQLSELEALIRERVGTILDSLPVGEEFNWVDKVSVELTTQMLATLFDFPFEDRHKLPFWSDVATTSDAVGVVGADMEWRMKHLTECLEYFSRLWMERANQPQKFDFISLLAHGEDTKHMIDEPMELLGNLMLLIVGGNDTTRNSISGGVYFLNRFPDEYEKLKANPDLIPNMVSEIIRFQTPLAHMRRMAVEDFELGGKTIRKGDKVVMWYASGNRDEEVIEDPNVFRVHRERARHHVSFGFGIHRCMGNRVAEMQLRILWEEILARFDHIELVGEPTRVCSNFVTGYTDLPVRLHAKT; encoded by the coding sequence ATGCCCGATACGGCCCAGCTTATTGAAAACGATGTGCTTGCCAGAAATCTTGAGGGCCCGATCGACAAGGTCGACCCCAGCGAAGCGGCGCTGTTCGAACATGATGTGCACCACGAAGTGTTCCGCCGGCTGCGGCGCGAGGACCCGGTACATTACCTGGCCGACAGCCCGTTCGGCCCTTACTGGTCAATTACCCGTTTCAAGGACATCGTGACCGTCGATTCCAACCATAAGGTCTTTTCCTCGGAGCCGAGCATTGTGATCGGCGACCCGACAGACAATTTCCAGCCGCCCATGTTCATCGCCATGGACCAGCCGAAACACGATGTTCAGCGTCGGGCCGCCCAGCCTGCCGTGGCGCCGACGCAGCTGTCAGAGCTTGAGGCGCTGATCCGGGAGCGGGTCGGCACAATTCTCGATAGCCTGCCGGTCGGCGAAGAGTTCAACTGGGTCGACAAGGTTTCTGTTGAGCTGACCACGCAGATGCTGGCGACGCTGTTCGATTTTCCTTTCGAGGACCGCCACAAACTGCCGTTCTGGTCGGATGTGGCCACGACGTCCGATGCGGTTGGTGTGGTTGGCGCCGATATGGAATGGCGCATGAAGCACCTGACCGAGTGTCTGGAATACTTCTCCCGCCTCTGGATGGAACGGGCGAACCAGCCGCAGAAGTTCGATTTTATTTCCCTGCTCGCCCATGGTGAAGACACAAAGCACATGATCGACGAGCCGATGGAGCTGCTCGGCAATCTCATGCTGCTCATCGTTGGTGGGAACGACACGACGCGCAACTCAATCTCTGGCGGGGTTTATTTCCTGAACAGGTTTCCGGACGAATACGAGAAGCTGAAAGCCAATCCGGACCTCATTCCAAACATGGTGTCCGAAATTATCCGCTTTCAGACGCCGCTCGCCCATATGCGCCGCATGGCGGTTGAGGACTTCGAGCTTGGCGGCAAGACGATCCGCAAGGGCGATAAGGTCGTCATGTGGTATGCGTCCGGCAACCGCGACGAGGAGGTCATCGAGGACCCCAATGTGTTCCGCGTCCACCGGGAACGGGCACGCCACCACGTCTCTTTCGGCTTTGGCATTCACCGCTGCATGGGCAACCGGGTGGCTGAAATGCAGCTCAGAATTCTCTGGGAAGAGATCCTTGCGCGCTTTGACCATATCGAACTCGTGGGTGAGCCGACGCGCGTGTGTTCCAATTTCGTAACGGGCTATACGGACCTGCCTGTCAGGCTGCACGCCAAGACCTGA
- a CDS encoding NAD(P)/FAD-dependent oxidoreductase has product MNLSASQNIVIIGGGQAGAQAVQSLRQFGYEGALTLVGDEAALPYQRPPLSKAYMKGEMSEDRLYFKPSAWYEDNKVETLLSQHVEKIDRANRKVLLQHGGALDYDALIIATGSRPRPLPVEGADLENVFELRGLADVEHIQPKMIPGHRLVIVGAGYIGLEAAAVARQLGLEVTVLEMEQRALARVTSPVISSFYEALHMEKGVDVRCNARLAKLKGKDGKLTLAVLASGEEIEADMVLAGIGIVPNVELAVDAGLPCRNGIIVNEDAQTSDPRIFAAGDCTVRPLAHYARTGRLESVHNAIEQGKLAAAAIMDKPRPAIDCPWFWSDQYDIKLQIAGLSEGHDEVVVRGDIDAKKFAAFYKKNGRLIAVDAINSPPEFIASKRLIMSGASVASETLKDTSISMKEIAASAA; this is encoded by the coding sequence GTGAATTTGTCGGCATCGCAGAACATCGTGATTATTGGCGGCGGCCAGGCAGGCGCGCAGGCGGTTCAGTCGCTGCGCCAGTTTGGCTATGAGGGCGCCCTGACGCTTGTCGGTGACGAGGCTGCGCTGCCGTATCAGCGGCCCCCGCTGTCCAAGGCCTATATGAAGGGCGAGATGTCCGAGGACCGTCTCTACTTCAAACCCTCCGCCTGGTATGAAGACAACAAGGTCGAGACGCTGCTGTCCCAGCATGTCGAGAAGATTGACCGGGCAAACCGCAAGGTGCTGCTCCAGCATGGCGGCGCGCTCGATTACGACGCGCTGATCATTGCGACGGGCTCACGGCCACGGCCGCTTCCTGTTGAAGGCGCCGACCTGGAAAACGTCTTCGAGCTTCGCGGGCTTGCCGATGTTGAGCATATCCAGCCGAAAATGATACCCGGCCACAGGCTGGTCATTGTCGGCGCGGGTTATATCGGGCTGGAAGCTGCCGCTGTGGCGCGCCAGCTTGGTCTTGAGGTCACGGTTCTGGAAATGGAGCAGCGTGCGCTTGCCCGTGTGACCAGTCCGGTCATAAGCTCATTCTATGAAGCGCTGCACATGGAAAAGGGCGTCGATGTGCGCTGCAATGCGCGCCTCGCCAAGCTGAAGGGCAAGGATGGGAAGCTGACCCTTGCAGTGCTGGCGTCCGGTGAAGAGATCGAAGCCGACATGGTGCTGGCCGGGATCGGCATCGTTCCAAATGTCGAGCTTGCCGTGGATGCGGGCCTGCCGTGCCGCAATGGTATTATCGTGAACGAGGATGCACAGACGAGCGATCCGCGCATTTTCGCTGCGGGCGACTGTACGGTGCGGCCGCTGGCGCACTATGCGCGCACGGGCCGGCTCGAAAGCGTCCACAATGCCATCGAGCAGGGCAAACTTGCCGCCGCTGCCATCATGGACAAGCCGCGTCCGGCGATCGATTGCCCGTGGTTCTGGTCCGATCAGTACGACATCAAGCTGCAGATTGCGGGGCTTTCAGAGGGCCACGACGAGGTTGTCGTGCGCGGGGATATCGACGCGAAGAAATTCGCCGCATTCTACAAGAAGAACGGGCGCCTGATCGCGGTTGATGCGATCAACAGTCCACCAGAATTCATTGCATCGAAACGCCTGATCATGTCTGGTGCATCCGTTGCGTCCGAGACGCTAAAGGATACGTCCATCAGCATGAAGGAAATTGCGGCTTCGGCCGCCTGA